Part of the Actinomyces howellii genome, TCCTCGACCTGCCCGAGGGCGTGGGCCTCGTCATCGACCTGGGGCCCGTCGAGCCCGACCTGCCTGACGAGGTCCTCATGCCCCTGCTCGGGCGCACGACGCTGCTGACCGGCAACCACCTCGAGATGACGCGGCTCGTGGCGCGCCTGGGCAGTCCCTCCGCCTTGCGCGCGGCCTGCCCGCGAGCGCTCATCGTGCGCCGCACGGGTGTCCACGGCTGCGAGCTGTGGCCTGTGGGCTCCGAGCGGATCGAGGTCCCCGGCTTCGCCCGTGAGGTCGTCGACACCACGGGTGCGGGGGACACCCACACCGGCGTCCTCGTCTCGGGGCTCATGGACGGGCTCGACGTCGTCGCGGCCGCCAGGCGGGCCAACGCCGCCGCAGGCGAGGCCGTGGCCAGGATCGGTCCGGCCCGCTCACCCCGGCGCGACGAGATCGACGCCCTCATCGCCCGTCAGGGCTCGCCCGCCCCGTGACGACGTGACGCACGACCGCGCCCGGCGGCGGCGTGGCAGTGGCGACGGCGCGCTCCCTGCGGCTAGCGTCGTGACCACCATGGCCAGATCCTCAACACCCGGACCCTCCGCCCGCGGCGCTGGACGCCAGGGCGCGCCCAGGACCCAGTCAATGCCCGCACAGTCCCGCCCGGCGGGGAGCCGCTACCGGCGCACCGGCTGGGCCTTCGTCATCCTCGCCCTGGCCGTGGTCACCGGCCTGCGCGAGTGGTTCGGCGTCTCCGGCGCCGCCGGCGGGGTCCTCCACCACATCGCCGCCGGGCCCGTCGGGGTGCTCGGACTCGTCGTCCCGCTGCTCCTGGGGGCGCTGGGCGTGGCGATGCTGCGGGTGCGCTCCATGGGGCGGGTCCACGCCCGGATCGCCGTGGGCGCCCTCGGGGTGCTCACGGGGGTCACCGGCATCATCCAGGTCACCTCCGGCAACCCCTCCCTGTCCTACGGGATCGCACCGCTGGAGGCCGCCGGCGGACTGCTGGGCTGGGTGGCCGGGTACCCGCTGGCCCTCCTGTTCGGCCCGGTGGCCGCCGTCCTCCTGTTCCTCCTGCTCATCGCCTTCTCCTCGCTCGTCGTCTCGGGCAGGACGGTGGCCGACATCCGCGAGCTCCTGGCCGAGCGCCGTGCCGGGGCCGACGACGGCCAGGACGGGCGGGGTGGTCAGGGGGACTCCCTGGCCACACGCACCCTGTCCCGGGTGCGCCGTGGCCTGGGCGGGAGGCAGGAGGACTCGGACGCCTCGGACACCTCGGTCCTGGAGGGCTACGACGGCGACGAGCCCTTCCGCTCCGCCCTGGAGACCGAGCGCAGGCCGCGCGGCAGCGGCCGGCGGCGGCGTACGACCCCCAAGCAGGAGACCTCGGTCGTGCCCGTCCAGGACGAGGCCTCGGCCCCCCTGGGAGACGACTTCTCGCAGACCTCCGTCCTGCCCGACCCCGTGCCCGGCGAGCCGGTCGGCGCCGGGCGGGACGACCCGCCCGCCCTGCGTCCGCGGCAGGGCGCCGGCCGCGCCCCGGCCTCGCGACCGGTGCCCCCCGCCGAGCCCGACGCGGTCACCGAGGAGACCCCCTCCCTCGACGAGCCGGACCTGGCCGACCAGATCGCCATGTCGGAGATGTCGGCCATGGCGCTGCCCGACGGCACGACCTACTCCCTGCCCGAGGACTCCCTCCTCGAGCCGGGGCCGGGGCACGCGACCCGCACGGAGGCCAACGACACGATCGTGTCGACCCTCCAGAGCGTCTTCGCCGACTTCAACGTCGAGGCCACGGTCACCGGCTACACGAGGGGCCCACAGGTCACCCGCTACGAGGTCCACCTCGGGCGAGGGGTCAACGTCTCGCGGGTCACCAGCCAGGAGAAGAACATCGCCTACGCGGTAGGCAGCGACGAGATCCGCCTCCTGACCCCCATCCCGGGCAAGAGCGCCATCGGCGTGGAGATCCCCAACGCCGACAGGGAGATGGTCAAGCTCGGTGACGTCCTGCGCTCCCAGGCCGCGAAGAAGCAGGCGCACCCGCTCGTCGTGGGACTGGGCAAGAACGTCGAGGGCGACTACGTCGTGACCAACCTCGCCAAGACCCCCCACATGCTCGTGGCCGGGCAGACGG contains:
- a CDS encoding PfkB family carbohydrate kinase, giving the protein MRRPACFISTGSVLIDLPLHVSHVPPSGGAVTATSTGPAVGGGFTVVSAVARQGLPAALAATLGTGPNSALVRAAMMHDGVELLVEELVGDIGTCTTLIEAGGRRTFITTEGVEAEPQKEDLDRLELQEGDWVYATGYDLVHPTSSAVLLSWLLDLPEGVGLVIDLGPVEPDLPDEVLMPLLGRTTLLTGNHLEMTRLVARLGSPSALRAACPRALIVRRTGVHGCELWPVGSERIEVPGFAREVVDTTGAGDTHTGVLVSGLMDGLDVVAAARRANAAAGEAVARIGPARSPRRDEIDALIARQGSPAP
- a CDS encoding DNA translocase FtsK, with amino-acid sequence MARSSTPGPSARGAGRQGAPRTQSMPAQSRPAGSRYRRTGWAFVILALAVVTGLREWFGVSGAAGGVLHHIAAGPVGVLGLVVPLLLGALGVAMLRVRSMGRVHARIAVGALGVLTGVTGIIQVTSGNPSLSYGIAPLEAAGGLLGWVAGYPLALLFGPVAAVLLFLLLIAFSSLVVSGRTVADIRELLAERRAGADDGQDGRGGQGDSLATRTLSRVRRGLGGRQEDSDASDTSVLEGYDGDEPFRSALETERRPRGSGRRRRTTPKQETSVVPVQDEASAPLGDDFSQTSVLPDPVPGEPVGAGRDDPPALRPRQGAGRAPASRPVPPAEPDAVTEETPSLDEPDLADQIAMSEMSAMALPDGTTYSLPEDSLLEPGPGHATRTEANDTIVSTLQSVFADFNVEATVTGYTRGPQVTRYEVHLGRGVNVSRVTSQEKNIAYAVGSDEIRLLTPIPGKSAIGVEIPNADREMVKLGDVLRSQAAKKQAHPLVVGLGKNVEGDYVVTNLAKTPHMLVAGQTGSGKSSFVNSMITSIMMRATPEDVRMVLIDPKRVELTIYEGIPHLITPIITSPKKAAEALEWVVREMDARYDDLASFGYKHIDDFNAAVRAGAVEPLPGSQRVIAPYPYLLVVVDELADLMMTAPKDVEASIQRITQLARAAGIHLVLATQRPVAQVVTGLIKSNVPSRLAFATASQLDSRVILDQNGAETLTGQGDALYLGPGASTPVRVQGSWVTETEIRAVVAHVKAQLTPEYREDVVVPEVKKQIDEEIGDDMDLLLQAAELIITSQFGSTSMLQRKLRVGFAKAGRLMDLLESREVVGPSEGSKARDVLVAPEQLEETLAWIRGEGAAPGSADEAPGPQAGDQANDPQAGAAATSVLPADRYGQDPVGASSATPESASWEDDSADPDSEDAWSLTGRGGSW